A single region of the Silene latifolia isolate original U9 population chromosome 8, ASM4854445v1, whole genome shotgun sequence genome encodes:
- the LOC141594481 gene encoding uncharacterized protein LOC141594481, whose product MASCIVALLEPKISGDKAHHIMTSRGFSRSIRVEAEGFSGRIWLLWRDEEVHLSFLSSGKQVINVMVHGVSDWILSIIYASPHPATRELLWEAFADIASTHDYPWLVMGDFNQIANLEDKMGGNQRFIRDMESFATWMECCSFFDLGFTGPRFTWSDSWDTGRRRMKRLDRANANTAWRLLFPDALVNNLPKRSSDHAPLLMTFNNKTTSLTRHDKLFKFEATWIAKAKKHMHTV is encoded by the coding sequence ATGGCTTCCTGTATTGTGGCTTTGCTTGAACCAAAAATTAGTGGGGATAAAGCTCATCATATTATGACATCACGGGGCTTTTCGAGATCCATTAGAGTAGAAGCCGAGGGATTTTCCGGTAGGATATGGCTGTTATGGAGAGATGAAGAAGTACATTTATCTTTTTTATCCAGCggtaaacaggttattaatgtaATGGTTCACGGTGTATCAGATTGGATTTTATCTATTATTTATGCTAGCCCTCATCCTGCTACACGTGAATTGTTATGGGAAGCCTTTGCGGATATTGCGTCCACACATGATTACCCCTGGCTTGTCATGGGGGATTTTAACCAGATTGCTAATTTGGAGGATAAAATGGGAGGTAATCAAAGATTTATAAGGGATATGGAGTCTTTTGCTACATGGATGGAGTGTTGTAGTTTTTTTGATCTCGGATTTACTGGACCACGTTTCACTTGGTCAGATTCTTGGGATACAGGAAGACGACGTATGAAACGCTTGGATAGGGCCAACGCTAATACAGCTTGGAGACTTTTATTCCCTGATGCTTTAGTGAATAACTTGCCCAAGAGGTCTTCAGACCATGCTCCGCTCTTGATGACTTTTAATAACAAAACTACTTCTCTAACCAGGCATGACAAATTATTTAAGTTTGAGGCAACCTG